The Proteus terrae subsp. cibarius genome contains the following window.
AACAGCACCAATTCGTTATATGGTAACAGGATTGTTAATAACTTTTTATAATTAATTATTATTTTATATAATCGTTTGGTTATAAAAACAAGGAAATTAGGCATAAAAAGATGTAATAATTTATAAATAGATAGAGAAACGTAGTGTTTTGTCAGGGGGTGTTAAAAGTTAGTGCGCTTATCGTGGTACATCTGTAACCAGTTGTTGACTTGCGAAGGCAGGGTAATAGTAAGGTGAGGTGGTAAAAAAAGGGCGCCAACAAGGATCAAAACAGAGATAAATCTCTCTCCTTTTTTATTATTCTTTTTGCCTAAAATAGGTAATGCAAAACGCATTTTTAAAGGCCATAAGAAAGGAACACCAGCGGGAGTTAACATATCGGCAATGAGATGGCTAAGATAGCCCAATAAAAGAGAATGAAAGATATCAGCAGAAATATCCCAATACGGTGAAACTTGAGTTTCCCACAAAATAGCCAAACCACAAAATGCAAGCAAGCTATGTGTAAAACCTCGGTGGCCACAGAGTTTCGATAGAGGTAGAGATATAATACGGAATAATCGCCCAAGAATAGAACCTGGATGATCTAAGTCAGGAAGAAGTGAGCCCAATAAGACAGCAGGGATCATGTGAAACCAATCACCATGAGCAATTGCTGGCGTTATTTCAAGCTTCTGCGCTAACACAAGTGTTGCGACAGAAAAAAGTAGATGTCCTTCAGCTGTCATTCCATGTCTGTTCGTTTGCTGTTCATTTATACAGTAATAAAGTATAAAAGGTTTTGACGATAACTAACAGTCAAAAAAGACAAAAATTGTCTTAAATATTAAGGAATAACAGGAAAATTTTATTCGATTGATTTAAAAATGATCGAATTTAGGATAAAAAACTAAAAAGTCAGATAAAGGTAAGTGGGCATTAAACGAAATA
Protein-coding sequences here:
- a CDS encoding metal-dependent hydrolase; translation: MTAEGHLLFSVATLVLAQKLEITPAIAHGDWFHMIPAVLLGSLLPDLDHPGSILGRLFRIISLPLSKLCGHRGFTHSLLAFCGLAILWETQVSPYWDISADIFHSLLLGYLSHLIADMLTPAGVPFLWPLKMRFALPILGKKNNKKGERFISVLILVGALFLPPHLTITLPSQVNNWLQMYHDKRTNF